Sequence from the Deferrivibrio essentukiensis genome:
CTGAGCTCTTTAATAAGCAGCCCATAGTTTTGGCCAAAACTTGCATCCTTATAATCAGAAAGCCCTACCACATTTTCAATCCCTGCAGTCGTACAAAATCTTTTTATCGCAAACGGCAAGTCCATACTGATATTAAGCACCACAGCATCTTTATATTTGGATGCTTTTTCATTAAACGTCCTCATCTGCATATCGCATACAGGGGTATCAAGTGAAGGGGTAACACTAATTATCTTCAGTTTACCACTATAGTCCTGCAAGGATTTAGGAGCAAGCCCCATATCTACAACATTAAAGTCCGGAGCATTGTCTCCCACTTTGACTTCATTCCCAAAAAGTGTAACAGGATTGCCTTTCATAGTTATCAAACCTTTTCTTTCCATATTTACCTCCACCAAATTTGATGATATATTTTAGCATCATTTACAAAAATTAAAAACATTATTTGAAATTATTTTTTCATTTTGGTAAAATTAAACAAGAGGTGCAAAATGAAAAGGACATTGATAATCGACGATAATGTTAGCGAAGGTAAATTTCCAAATGCAATAATTATTTCAAGAAAAGACGCTTTCAAAATTATAAATCTTAAAGACGGAGAGGAAATTGAACTTTCCGGGAAATATACTACAAAAGCAAAGCTTGACGGCAATAAATACATTTTCTCCGGGCTGACATTTGAATATATTGAAATTGAAAAGGAAAAGGCAGATGCTATAATCAATAAATTTTATTACATCGGACAAAAACTTGCACCGGATAAACCCAAAAAATAACTTAAAGTACTACTCCAATATATAATGTTTAAACCAAAAACAGGATTAAATATCATATTGTTAGACAATACAAATAATCTAACAACAAATAAGTCTTATATCCCGTGCCCTACAGGTGCGCACGCATTTTATATATAATAAAATATTCAACAAATAAAATAGAATTTAATTACAAAAATATCTTAACGGTTAAATCATAAAATAATCCAACAAAATTAAAAATTAGACTTATTTTACAAAAGGTTGAATAGTCATTCATATCAAAACATAATTTTATAATTAAAAAATAAATCTTGCATTATTAAAAATTATATATTATAAAGTGCTATAATTTTGAAGGAGGTCATATGAAAAAATCATTTTTTCACAAACTGTTTTTACTTTTTACTTTAATTACCCTTCCTGCATTGGTTTTTGCAAACGGTTTTCAAATCAATGAACAGGGTGTAAAATCACTTGGGATGGGTGGAGCTTTTGTTGCTCAGGCTGATAACCCTGATGCTGTTTATTATAACCCTGCCGGAATCACTCAACTTGAAGGTGCTCAAATTTCTCTTGGTCTTTCTCCTATCACACCTACTGTAACATTTGACAGTGACCAAACTGGAAAGTCAACAGATGCAAAAAAACAAACTTTTTATATCCCCATTTTTTATGCTACACTTAAGGCTACCGACAGAGTTAGCGTTGGATTTGGAACTTTTTCCAACTATGGTCTTGCTACCGAATGGCCAAGCGACTGGGAAGGTAGATACATCACAGGTGGTACAAAGGCTGAAATCGTAACCCTTACACTAAACCCGAACCTGGCAGTTAAAGTAACAGATAAATTAAGCCTTGCTGTGGGTGTGGATATACAAAAGATGGAAGTTACACTGGAAAACAAGTTAAAAATAGTTCCATATGAAGAAGGATATATCTTACTTAATGGTGACGGTGATTCACAATTGAAAGCTGATGACTGGGCATACGGTTATAATGTTGCCTTACATTATAGTATTACAAAAAACTGGAAAGCTGGTATATCATATAGAAGTAAGATTAAGCACGAAATTAAAGATGGAACTGCATCTATTTCTTTACCTAGCGGAAATTTATATAATTCAACTTTTACAGGTATTCTTAGTTCAACTCCTGCAATGAGCATTCAAAAGACCGGATCAACTGATATAACGCTTCCAGATATACTTTACATTGGAACATCTTATAAATTAGGTAAATTTACTTTTGAACTTGATGGACAGTGGACAGGTTGGTCTTCATACGACAAGCTTGAAGTAACTTTTGAAGATGGTAGTGTTCAAAGCAAGCCTAAAGATTGGGATGATGTATGGGCTATTAGATTCGGTATGCAGTATAAAGTAAACGACATGCTTGATTTAAGAGCAGGATTAATAAGAGATTACTCTCCTATTCCTGATGAGACTCTTGACCCACTTGTATCATCTGGAGACAGATGGCTTTATGCACTTGGATTTGGCCTGAATTTTGAAAACTTAAGTATTGATTTTGCTTACAACTATCTTGATGACGAAAACAGAACATTTAACAACAAGGTTGGTAGCGAAGCTCCTTATGATGAAAATAATCCAATGACAGGTGAGTTTAAAAGTGCTGACGCTCATATTTTCGGAATCAGTGTAACTTATAGATTCAAATAAAATAAAAGCCGGTCTTTGGGCCGGCTTTTTTAATATCTATTTATTGCCTTCGTCGGACAAACTTCTTCACATTTTCCGCAATTAACACACTTTTCAGGATTAATTTTGGCAACATTACCATCCATATCAATTGCATTTTCTGGGCAATTTTTGATACATAACCTGCAGGCAATACAACCTACTGAGCATGCTTTTTTCGTATCTGCTCCTTTATCCATTGACCTGCAGTTTACAACAAATTTTTTATCAACAGGCAAAAGCTCAATCAAATTTCTTGGACAAGCTTTCACACACATTCCGCAGGCAGTGCATTTATCTTCAATAACGACAGGGATTTTATCATCCCCCATATAGATTGCATCAAAACTGCAAGCTTTCACACAACTGCCGCCGCCAACGCATCCAAAAGTACACTGTTTTATTCCACCTGCCAGAAGGGTAATACTATGGCAGTCAGAAGGTCCATAATAATCATATTTTTCAAGGCATTTATCCTTACCACCGCGACATCTGACCCTTGCAACATTTTTTACCGTAGCTCCAACTTCCACACCCAGAATTACGGCTATTTTTGCAGCAAGCTCTGCACCACCTACGGGGCAAGATGTCGGCTTAGCCTTGCCACTTGCAATAGCATCCGCAAGGGCTGAGCATCCAGGTAGTCCACATCCGCCACAATTTGCCCCAGGCAAAATTTCATTTATCTCCTGAACCTTTGGGTCTTTTTCCACAGCAAATTTTTTTGATGCGTATAAAAGACCAAGACCTGCAACAAAACCGGTTGTACCCAACGTAACCAAAGCTTCTATCATCTTATTTACCTCTTCCTATTTTACAAGTCCGCTAAAGCCCATAAAGGCAAGTGCAAGTATACCAGCAGTTATAAACGCCACGGGCAAACCTCTGAAATATTTAGGAACATCTGACAGGTCTACCCTTTCTCTGATACCTGCAAATAGAATCAGAGCAAGACCAAAGCCAATGGATGAACCTATTGTAAATACCAACATTTGAATAAAAGTATATTGAAGCTGTATATTCAAAAGAGCAGCACCAAGTATTGCACAGTTAGTGGTAATTAGCGGCAAAAATATACCAAGGCTAGCATATAGACCAGGTGAAGTTTTTTCAATAACCATCTCAACCAGCTGTACCAAAGCTGCTATAACAAGAATGAAAACAATTGTCTGCAAATAAATTAATCCGAATGGGTTAAGCACGGTATATTGAATTATCCATGTTACAATACCTGCAACAGTCATTACAAATGTAACAGCCATACTCATCCCGATGGCTGTCTCGAGCTGTTTTGAAACACCAAAAAATGGACATATACCTAAAAATCTGCTTAAGACAAAGTTATTAACCAATACCGCGCTGATAAATATTAATATTAGCCCTGTCATGATTCTACCCTACTGAACAATGCTCTTTTGGAGCATTTTTTATTTTTCTTCTATCTTCAATATAATTTATTGCAAACATTATAAATCCCAGTGCAATAAATGCCCCTGGAGGCAAAATCATAACAATTGCCGGCTTAAACCATTCACCTGTAACAGTAAAACCAAGAATTGAGCCATTGCCCAATATCTCCCTCACACTTCCAAGAATAAAAAGTGCAAAAGTGAAACCTAATCCAATACCTATACCGTCAAAAATAGACTTCACAACAGAATTCTTTGATGCAAAACTTTCAGCCCTTCCCAAAATCATACAGTTAACAACAATTAATGGAATAAAAAGTCCAAGTACTTTATGGATATCATGAAGATAAGCATTCATTACCAAGTCAATTACTGTCACAAAACTTGCAATAATTACAATATAGGCAGGAATCCTTACTTTTGAAGGAATGTAATCCTTTACAATTGAGACCACAATATTTGAACATATAAGCACAGCGGTAGACGCTAAACCCATAGCAATGCCATTAATTGCAGATGTTGTAACAGCAAGAGCAGGACACATACCCAAAACCTGCTTAAAAACAGCATTATTTTTCCACAATCCCTCTTTAAATATTTTAATTAGCGACATTTTACTTCCCCAAAATTTTGTCATCTATAAATTTCAGTCCATTTGCAACAGCCTCGCTGACCGCTCTTGGACTGATGGTTGCTCCACTGAACTGGTCTATAATCCCACCATCTTTTTTTACAGCAATATTATCTTTTGCTGTTAGCCCTTTGAAAAGGTTTTTAAACCACTCATCCTCAATTTTATCACCAAGTCCTGGTGTTTCTGCGTGTCTTAAAATTTCAATACCTGTGATTTTACCATCAGTAGAAACAGCTATAAGTACATCTATGTCTCCACCATAGCCCTTACTGCTCGTCGATTTGATTGCATATCCAACAACTTTATCATTCATTTTAGCAATATATATATTTTGACCATCGACAATATTAATATCTTTGTCGGGCTCATTGTTATAATTTGGAAAAACTTTTACCAGAGCCCTCAAAAATTCCTGTCTGTAAGCCTCTGCTATTTTATCTTTGGTTGAAGAATATACAAAAGATAACACAAAAGCAGCTATTGCAGCAATTACAGTAAGTACTATCACCATTTTAAAGTTATTATCACGCATTGGTAGCCTCGCCAAAACTTTTATGTCTTATATAAAAATCAATTATAGGCACAAAAGCATTCATTATCAAAATCGCAAATGAAACCCCTTCAGGATAACCGCCAAATAGCCTGATTACTGCCGTAAGTACCCCGCAACCTATACCAAAAATAATTTGCCCTTTTTTAGTAACAGGGCTTGTTACCATATCAGTGGCCATATAAAATGCACCTAACATAAGTCCACCAGTAAAAAGGTGCACCATGGGATTTAATGTCTTGTCAGGATTTATTATCCAGTAAGGCACAATTATGATAAGAAAAGAAATGATATAGCTAAAAGGCGTATGCCATGAAATAATCCTTTTATACATCAAAAAAGCTGCACCCAAAATAAGCGCAATCGCTGAAATCTCCCCCATTGAGCCACTCATAAAGCCTATAAAATAGTCGGATACATCGCTAAAATTACTTATAATTTTACCGCTCATCAAAACTTCAGTTTTTGACTGACCAAGCGGAGTGGCGGTAGAGACTGTATCAAAAATAAAGCCTGTTGTAATAGGGTTTGGCTTTACCCAATATGTCATCTGAGCTGGCCAGGAAATAAGTAAAAATACCCTTGCAACCAATGCCGGATTAAATGGATTTTGTCCAAGTCCGCCATAAACCTGTTTCCCCACAACAATTGCAATAAAACTGCCTATTAAAATAAGCCACCATGGACTTACCGGAGGCAAATTCATTGCAAGCAATATTGCAGTTACCAGCGCACTGTTGTCAGAAAGTGTAATTGGCTTTTTCCTTATTTTCTGAAACAATGCCTCAAAGCCAAGTGTAAAAACAGCCGTTAAAATATATGTTTTAAGAGCATAATAACCAAAAAAGTAAATCGACACCGCTACTGCCGGTAAAAGCGAATATACAACATACATCATGACTTTATCAGTCATAAGATTTTCTCTTTCGTGAGGAGAAAAAGTAACTAAATATCTATTTTCCTGCATTTTGCTCTCTCTGTTTTAATATTTTCATAACTTCTCTTTTTGCTGTTTTAAAATAACCGACCAAAGGTCTCCTTGCCGGACAGACATAACTACAACATCCGCATTCAATACAATTTAGCACATGCCAGTCAAGTACTTTTTCATACATCTCATTTAAAGTAAATTGCTCCATAATTGCAGGAACAAGACCCATAGGGCATGCACTAACACACCTTCCGCATCTGATACAATTTGTCATCTTCAAATCGGGCAAATCTTCTTCCCTGTAAACAAGTACACCGCTTGTGCCTTTCATCACAGGTGTTTTAAGAGAAGTAACTGCAAACCCCATCATTGGGCCACCCATTACAATTTTCTTAGGGGTACCTATAAACCCTCCGCATTCTTCGATAAGTTTACCTATAGGGGTTCCTATTTTTACATGTAAATTCTTTGGATTTTTGACTGCACCTGTCACCGTCACCACTCTTTCAATTAACGGCTTTTTCAGGTAAATGGCCTCATATACCGCCAGGGCTGTGCCAACATTCTGGACGACGCACCCAACCTCAAGAGGGAGTTTTCCTTCGGGAACAACTCTGTTTACAGTAGCTTTAATAAGTTGCTTTTCACCACCCTGTGGGTATTTTACTTCAAGGGGTATAATTTCAATATTATTATCTGAAAATTTTCTAAATTTTTCAATAGCGTCAGGCTTATTTTCTTCAATACCTATTATAAGTTTAACATCTTCTCCAAGATTTTCTCTGATTATTTGTGCACCCTTCAATATCTCCTCTGTCTTTTCCACCATAAGTCTGTGATCACAAGTCAGGTATGGTTCGCACTCTGCACCGTTTATAATTAGGTAATCTATTTTTTTTGGAGGCGAAAGTTTCACATGTGTAGGAAAAGTTGCTCCTCCCATCCCAACAATACCAGCTTCAAGAATAACCTCCTGAAATTTCTTATTCGCAGTGATTGGCTCAAAATTGTTGTCAGTTTCAGTAATCTTAATATGCACAGCATCGGTTTTGCCGGAAATAGGATGAGGCACTTTCACAATACCCAATACTTCACCAGTAACAGATGAGTGTACGGAGCTGCTGATAAAACCTGCCGGAGCCCCTATTAGCTGCCCTCTTTTAACTACATCTTTTTTGTTAACAAGAGGTTTTGCAGGTGCCCCAATATGCTGGGAAAGAGGTATAAAAACCTCATCGTCTGCTTTTAGATCAAGAACTTCCACAGATTTGTCACTGGTCAAACCTTTGTTATAACGGGGATGAATCCCGCCGGAAAAACCATAAAAACCCATAATTACACTTCCTGATTAAATTTTTACTAATTCAATGTCTGTTTCAGCCAAAAGCTCATCTGCAAGCTTGTCTGTATAATCAATCTGATAAACTATTCTTTTTATTCCTGCATTTATTATCATTTTGGTGCAAATGGAGCAAGGCTTTGTGTTTGTATATAAAGTAGCATCTTTGATGCTTACACCATGAAGTGCTGCCTGAATAATTGCATTTTGTTCCGCGTGCAACCCTCTGCAAAGCTCATGTCTTTCACCTGAAGGGACTTTCAACTTTTCTCTCAGACATCCAACCTCTGAGCAATGAGTTATCTTTGTCGGAACACCATTATAACCTGTGGACAGAATATGGTTGTCCTTAACAATAATAGCGCCTACCTGCCTTCTTAGACAGGTAGAGCGTTTTTTTACCACGTCAGTAAGTTCCAAGAAATAGCTATCCCAATCTGGCCTCAATACAGTTTACCCTTGTAAAGTGGAAATTTTGAGCAAAGCTCAAGAACCTTTTTCTTTGTATCAGTTATAACACTTTCGTTGTTTATATTATCAAGCACGTCGGCAATGTACTCACCAACAAGGTTCATTTCCTGCTCTTTCATTCCTCGTGTAGTCAGAGCAGGTGTACCTATCCTTATTCCGCTTGTTACAAAAGGGCTTCTTGTTTCAAAAGGGATTGTATTTTTATTAACGGTAATATTTGCCATCCCAAGAGCATGTTCGGCATCTTTTCCGGTAATATCCTGTTTTGTAAGGTCAACAAGCATAAGATGATTATCTGTCCCGCCGGAAACTAACCTGTAACCTCTTGATGAAAGTTTTTCTGCCAGCGCTTTTGCATTTTTTACTATCTGTTTCTGATACTCTTTAAATTCTTCGCCAAGAGCCTCTTTAAAAGCAACTGCCTTTGCAGCTATAACGTGCATCAAAGGACCTCCCTGGATACCAGGGAATATATTTGAATTGACAGCTTTGGCAAACTCCCCTCTACAAAGAATCATACCACCCCTTGGCCCTCTCAATGTTTTGTGAGTAGTAGTGGTAACAAATTCGGCATAGGGGACGGGATTTGGATGAACGCCAGCAGCAACAAGCCCTGCAATATGTGCCATATCAACCATTACGTATGCACCCACTTTATCAGCTATTCTTCTGAACTCTTTGAAATCTATCTCTCTTGGATACGCACTTGCACCAACAACAATCATCTTAGGCTTATTTTCTACAGCAAGTCTTTCAACCTCATCAAAATCTATTGTTTCAGTCTCTTTGTTTACTCCATAAGGGATTACATTAAAAAATTTACCGGAAAAATTTACAGGACTTCCGTGAGTAAGGTGACCCCCATGAGAAAGATTCATCCCCAAAATAGTATCACCGGGGTTCAAAACGGAAAAATATACAGCCATATTAGCTTGACTGCCTGAGTGTGGTTGAACATTTGCATGATCAGCGCCAAAAAGCTTTTTGGCACGTTGTATTGCAAGTTCTTCTGCAATATCTACAAACTCACAGCCGCCATAATACCTCTTTGACGGATAACCTTCCGCATATTTGTTTGTCAAAACAGAGCCTTGGGCTTCCAAAACTGCCGGACTTACAAAATTTTCGCTTGCAATAAGCTCAAGATGGGTTTCCTGCCTCTCAAGCTCTTTTTGCAAAGCATCATAAACTTCCCTATCAACTTTTTTAACTGTTTCATATAAAGACATAGACATCCCCTATTTTATATTATTCCAATACTCTTTAGCTAAAGAATCTATTTTATCAATTCTTCTTTGATGCCTGCCACCTTCAAAATCGTAAGATAGCCATGTCTCAACAATCTCTTTTGCAAGCTCGGGACCAATTATCCTGCCCCCCATTGCAAGTATATTTGCATCATTGTGCAACCTGCTCATTTTGGCAGTATATGAATCCCAGCACAAAGCTGCCCTTATCCCTGGGAATTTATTCGCAGATATAGATATTCCAATCCCCGAACCACACATGATAATAGCTCTATCAACTTCTTTATTAAGTATGCCAAGAACTGCTTCTTTAGCATAATCCGGGTAATCAACAGATTCGCCACCATTTGATGTGCCATAGTCTACTAATTCTAAACCTTTCTCTTGAAGAAATTTCTTGATGATTTCTTTTAATTCGAAACCGCCGTGATCCGAAGCTAAACCTATTTTCACTACAAACCACCTCAATTTATTTAAGAGGTCTTATAAGAAATAAAACACTCTTAGTCAATATCGAACTTGTTGCTCACCACCACAAATATTTAGATGCAATCTCCTATTAAGAGTTGTCCATATATTTAGGAAAATTTTAGCTTTAATTTAATAGTTTCTCGGTACTTGTAGCATCCTTTCAATAGACAATACAGCTTTTTTTCTTATATCTTCCTCAACTTTAATTTCATATTTTTCTTCTACAAGTGAATCATACACTTTTTTTAACGTTGTCTTCTTCATATTCTTGCATTGAAACGGAGAGTAGGCAAAATAAAATTCTTTATCAGGATTCTCTTTTCTCAATCTGTAACCAACCCCTCTTTCAGTACCAATTATAAACTTTTTATGCTTGCTCTCTTTGCAAAATGTATAAACTCCTGAAGTAGAGCAAACGTGATCGGCTAATTCTATAACATCAGGCGGACATTCGGGGTGCAATACCACTATTGCATCAGGATGTTCACTTTTAAGCATTTCTAAATCTCGTCTCGTGACTCTTTCGTGAATAGGACAAAAACCGTTCCACAAAATTATCTCCTTGTCTACAAAACGAGAAACATAATGTCCGAGGTTTCTATCAGGCACAAAAATAACCCTGTCACTGTCAATAGATTTTACCACATTAACCGCATTGGCTGATGTACAGCAAATATCAGATTCTGCCTTAACTTCTGCAGAAGAGTTTACATAACACACTACCGGGACTCCTGGATATTTGGCCTTAAACTCTCTTAATTCCTCAGCTGTAACCATATCAGCCATTGGACACCCTGCGTCAATTTCCGGCAAAAGTACTTTTTTATTTGGTGAAAGCATATACGCTGTTTCAGCCATAAAATGAACACCGGCAAAAACAATAATATCTTCCTTAACTCTAGAAGCCTCAATGCTGAGTCCTAAAGAATCACCCGTAAAATCTGCTATTTCTTGAATATCGTCAATTTGATAATTATGCGCCAGCAAAACTGCATTTTTCTCTTTTAAAAGTTTTCTAATCTCTTGTTTTAAGTCCATAACACTATTCCCCGCAAATATTATAAATTTTTTCAAATTTAACTATTTTTTTTGTGTCTGTATCAATGCTAAAAAACACTGCATTAAATAACATCTTACCTTTTTTTTCAACATCAAATTTTATAGGCACGGATGTTAAAAATTTTTCAATGGAATTTTCCTTAACAACACCAATACAAGAGTCAAGTGCACCACACATCCCTGCATCAGTTATATAAAATGTACCGTTTGGCAACAAACGGTCATCATTGGTCTGCACATGGGTATGAGTCCCGATAACAGCTAAGGCTTTTCCATCAAAATTGTAGGCAAATGCATTTTTTTCACTGGTTGCTTCACCGTGAAAATCTACAATTGGAAGACAGTCAGGGTATTCACTCAATATCTTTTCAAAAGTCTGAAAAGGGCAATCTGATAAAGGCATAAATACCCTGCCCAATAAATTTACAATTAAAAACCTTACCCCTTTCTTTTCTACCACCACAAAACCTTTTCCGGGAGCCTTTGATGGTAAATTGGCAGGTCTTATCAATTTGTCCAGATTATCTAAATAGCCAACAATTTCCTTTTTGTCATATATATGATTTCCGGAAGTGCAAATATCTATTCCAAAACCTAAAAGCTCTTTATAAACATTTAATGTAATTCCAAATCCGCTGGCAGAATTTTCTGCATTTGCGATAATCAGGTCCAAACTAAGCTCTTCTTTTAGTCGAGAGATGGCCGACTTTACAGTTTTTCGACCACCTCTGCCAACTATATCACCTATAAAAAGTATATTTACGGTATTATTTTGCGTATTCAACAGCCCTTGACTCTCTTAAAACATTTACTTTTATGTTTCCAGGATAAGTAAGCTCTTCTTCTATCTTTTTAGCAATATCTCTCGCCAAAGTTATGAGCGCTTCCTCACTTACCACTTCAGGCTCAACCACTATCCTCACTTCCCTTCCTGCTTGAATAGCATATGTCTTTGATACACCCTCAAAACTTGAAGCAATAGCCTCAAGATTTTCAAGCCTTTTAATATATGATTCTAAAACTTCCCTTCTAGCACCAGGCCTTGAAGCAGATATAGCATCAGCTGCCTGAACAAGGACAGATTCAACATATTTAAACTCTTCTTCTCCGTGATGTGATAATATTGCATTGATAACTTGAGGCGCTTCATTGTATTTTTTCATTAAATCCACACCAATTTCTGTGTGAGAGCCTTCAACTTCATAATCTATTGCCTTACCAATATCATGAAGCAAGCCCATCCTTTTTGCCATCTTCTCATCAGCCCCAATTTCTGCCGCCATAATACCTGCTATCCTTGCAACTTCAATAGAATGGCCAAGAACATTTTGCCCATAACTTGTCCTGTATTTCAAACGACCAACTAGTTTAACAATATCCTTGTGAATATCATGTAGCCCCAAATTAAATACTGCTTCTTCACCAACTTCTACAATATGCTTTTCAAGCTCTTCTTTACTCTTCTCATATAATTCTTCGATTCTGGCTGGATGAATTCTACCATCAGAAATAAGTTTTTCCAAAGTCATTTTAGCAATTTCACGTCTGAATGGATCATAAGATGATAATATTACAGCCTCAGGGGTATCATCAACTATTATATCCACACCGGTAACACTTTCAAATGTCCTAATATTTCTACCTTCTCGACCTATAATTCTACCTTTCATCTCATCACTTGGAAGATTTACAACAGATACCGCTATTTCACCAACATATTCAGAAGCACACCTTTGAATAGAAGTAGCTATTACACTCCTTGCTTTTTTATCAGCTTCGTTTTTCAACTCCTCTTCAATCTCTTTAATCTGACGTGCAGCATCTACTTTTGCCTCACTAACCATCTGTTGAACAAGCATATTCTTAGCTTCTTCCCTTGTCATAGAGGCTACTTTTTCAATTTCAAGAAGCAAAGCATCTTTTTTCTTTTCAAGCTCAACATTTAACTCTTCATTAGCTTTTATTTTTTCATCAAGCTCTTTTGTCCTCTTTGATAACATCTCCTCTTTTGAATCAATGAGCTCAATCTTTTTATCAAGACTTTCCTCTTTGCTTATAAGCCTTTTTTCCTGCAGCTGAAGCTCTTTTCTCCTCTCCTTAGCTTCTTTTTCAAGCTCTTGCTTTGTTTTGTAAATTATCTCTTTCGATTCAATTTTTGCTTCTTTTAAAATTTCTT
This genomic interval carries:
- the rpiB gene encoding ribose 5-phosphate isomerase B, with translation MKIGLASDHGGFELKEIIKKFLQEKGLELVDYGTSNGGESVDYPDYAKEAVLGILNKEVDRAIIMCGSGIGISISANKFPGIRAALCWDSYTAKMSRLHNDANILAMGGRIIGPELAKEIVETWLSYDFEGGRHQRRIDKIDSLAKEYWNNIK
- the glyA gene encoding serine hydroxymethyltransferase — protein: MSLYETVKKVDREVYDALQKELERQETHLELIASENFVSPAVLEAQGSVLTNKYAEGYPSKRYYGGCEFVDIAEELAIQRAKKLFGADHANVQPHSGSQANMAVYFSVLNPGDTILGMNLSHGGHLTHGSPVNFSGKFFNVIPYGVNKETETIDFDEVERLAVENKPKMIVVGASAYPREIDFKEFRRIADKVGAYVMVDMAHIAGLVAAGVHPNPVPYAEFVTTTTHKTLRGPRGGMILCRGEFAKAVNSNIFPGIQGGPLMHVIAAKAVAFKEALGEEFKEYQKQIVKNAKALAEKLSSRGYRLVSGGTDNHLMLVDLTKQDITGKDAEHALGMANITVNKNTIPFETRSPFVTSGIRIGTPALTTRGMKEQEMNLVGEYIADVLDNINNESVITDTKKKVLELCSKFPLYKGKLY
- the rny gene encoding ribonuclease Y, whose translation is MILTVLLAIAGLAVGLIVGILFQKKKVEAENQKLNKQATDIISRAKREAEEILKEAKIESKEIIYKTKQELEKEAKERRKELQLQEKRLISKEESLDKKIELIDSKEEMLSKRTKELDEKIKANEELNVELEKKKDALLLEIEKVASMTREEAKNMLVQQMVSEAKVDAARQIKEIEEELKNEADKKARSVIATSIQRCASEYVGEIAVSVVNLPSDEMKGRIIGREGRNIRTFESVTGVDIIVDDTPEAVILSSYDPFRREIAKMTLEKLISDGRIHPARIEELYEKSKEELEKHIVEVGEEAVFNLGLHDIHKDIVKLVGRLKYRTSYGQNVLGHSIEVARIAGIMAAEIGADEKMAKRMGLLHDIGKAIDYEVEGSHTEIGVDLMKKYNEAPQVINAILSHHGEEEFKYVESVLVQAADAISASRPGARREVLESYIKRLENLEAIASSFEGVSKTYAIQAGREVRIVVEPEVVSEEALITLARDIAKKIEEELTYPGNIKVNVLRESRAVEYAK
- the nadA gene encoding quinolinate synthase NadA; protein product: MDLKQEIRKLLKEKNAVLLAHNYQIDDIQEIADFTGDSLGLSIEASRVKEDIIVFAGVHFMAETAYMLSPNKKVLLPEIDAGCPMADMVTAEELREFKAKYPGVPVVCYVNSSAEVKAESDICCTSANAVNVVKSIDSDRVIFVPDRNLGHYVSRFVDKEIILWNGFCPIHERVTRRDLEMLKSEHPDAIVVLHPECPPDVIELADHVCSTSGVYTFCKESKHKKFIIGTERGVGYRLRKENPDKEFYFAYSPFQCKNMKKTTLKKVYDSLVEEKYEIKVEEDIRKKAVLSIERMLQVPRNY
- a CDS encoding TIGR00282 family metallophosphoesterase, with protein sequence MNTQNNTVNILFIGDIVGRGGRKTVKSAISRLKEELSLDLIIANAENSASGFGITLNVYKELLGFGIDICTSGNHIYDKKEIVGYLDNLDKLIRPANLPSKAPGKGFVVVEKKGVRFLIVNLLGRVFMPLSDCPFQTFEKILSEYPDCLPIVDFHGEATSEKNAFAYNFDGKALAVIGTHTHVQTNDDRLLPNGTFYITDAGMCGALDSCIGVVKENSIEKFLTSVPIKFDVEKKGKMLFNAVFFSIDTDTKKIVKFEKIYNICGE